The nucleotide window TAAAAAATGAACAATGTTGAATTTCATCTGTTGTTGCTCTTAATTGAGGGTCCCGATTTAGGCATGTTTTAATAAGGGCTACTAAGGATTGTGGAACCTTCTTTCCGCATGGAGATTCATTAGGATAATCGATTTGAATATTAGGATTCATAATAGCTAAAAGACGATCATGCCCCAAAAACGAACTATACGGTGGATGTCCGTATGTCATCTGGTAAAGAATGCAACCATATGACCAGATATCCGAAggttttccaattttccATAGAaggttattattattgtttgaatAGTTTTGGGAGATCAATGTCTCAGGTGCCATGTAGTTAGGTGTACCCATCTGCGTATTACGATATACATTTAGTGTATTATCGGCAATTTTGTTTGCAATTCCAAAATCAATAAGTTTTAATGTACCTTTtacaaaaataaaattggcAGGTTTTAAATCAGAATGAACTATGTCTGAATCGTGGACTGCTTTGATACATTCAATCATTTCTTTGGACATAAGACGAACAAAATTAATATCAAATGGTCTATTGACTCTTTCATGTAATACATGAGATAAATCAAAGTTTCCGCATTCCATTAAGACTTGCACCATTCGGTCATCAATTTTGTACTCTATTAATTTGACCactctttcttctcttgccAATCTCTTCAACAATTCAATCTCTCTTTCGAGATcagttttcaaattttcatcaaGCTCCTCTAGTAAGATTTGTTTTAAGGCATAATATTTACCAGTTCTGTCCTGAACCTTATATACCTTAGACGACCCGCCCTTTCCTAATAACTCGACGATACTAAGTTCTTCGTCGGTAATACGACTCCATTGCTTTGACATTAAATTAGCCTGGCTGGGAACACTCTGAGGAACAGGGGCCTCTATTTTTGGAATGGTTTGGTGTTTCTTATTTTGGATCTTACTATTATAATCCCTAATTAAATAATCGACCCTTTCGGAAACAAGTTTCTTTGAAATGAGTTTAGCTTGTTCATTTGCAGTTGGCATTTCCTGTTGACACTGAGATAATGCCTTCTGTTCGTTCCTTACAGAAAGGTGGTAAGGCTGATGGATCCTTCCACTTTGTAATTTACCAGAAGTTCCCTTTTTCAGTCTGTTCTTGACATTGCTTGGAATGATGCGATTCTTGTCATATATTGATCTTGTGGTTGTGGTAACTTTCCTTTGTCTCTTTTCAAGTTGGTCAGAACTGGAGTTCATCTCGTGTGCATCAATTGCCTGGGTTTTTTTACTTCTTGTTTCATCTAGTTTCCTGTTACAGTATAATTTTGTTAAACGACTCAATTCTTTAGTAGGAAGgttattctttttcaaatattgaaagGGATTAAGTTCACCAAGCTCCGTTTCCTTCAAGCCAGTTTCCTCCCCAAGTATAGATTCTCTCTTAGGTTCATTAATGTTTTCCAAGTCGGAAAGATGACTCTTTGCTGTTGTTTTGTTCAAAGCCTGAGTTGACCTTCTTGCTGGCCCTAAAACATGTGATTTGCTTCTTGTTCTCCAACGATAAAGGCGCTTTTGTTCAGTTTTAAAAGTTATTTGATCTTTCATCTCTCTTTGCATTTCCATAATATCGTTGTATCTCTCATGTTTAGCATAAATATCGCATTCTTTGGTATATATAGGAATCGTAGTGTCACTAGGGATCTGACAGTTGTTGGATTGAGTAAAAATAGAAGAGCAAGTGCTATCCGCAGACTCAAGGATCTTGTCAATTGATAGCATTGGACTGTTCGATTTCATGACAGTCGAGACAGGCCTTCCTGTAAAACTTTAATTGTTAgttaaagaattgaatttccTTAATATATTTCTAATTCTAACTTTGTTAGATAAAACAATTATCTTTGAGATAAATGATTCCCTTGTTTTCAATACAGTATCTGATGATTGACACTTTGACTATCTTCTTTGTGCTATTATTGCATTACGCCAAGCATACTCTTTTTTACGCGTCAAGAACAGACAACGCGTGAAAGATTATAATTATAAAACAGTGATGCATTTTTCAACACGGAGCTGCTCTGCTTAAAGCATGTAAAATTACAGGTTGCAGTAGCAAAATgtaattaatgataaagTAGGTTGtctaatttaataaaattatatGCGAATATATAGTAAACTATATGGGAGATACACTGCCTGGTGAAATTTTAAACCTGCGATGAGTTTTATCACTGACTAAGTGAAGTATAGCACATTCAGTAACTCCAGATACCTCATTGGCTGGGATGTAAGAATAATCCATTCCAACAATGTTGAAGTAAGGAAATCGTACATCATCACAATCACAATATCGATTTCTTTGCGAGTCTTGAAAGGAACCACGAATACATTGATGGTCTGGGTAGGAAAGGTTCGGGTCTTGGCATTTCCATCCCAGAATATACTCTTGTCTAAATGAGAAAATACCCTTATATTCGGTTAATCTCAACAACGAGACTAATCCTAATTGGGAGGCTACCACGATACAATTTAATTCCCTTATGTGGCATACAAAATTAATACGATTCAGAGAGTCGATTAGTTCATGTTCTGAGCATAGATCCATCCTATGCACTGGGAACATATCATCTTGGCCGAAAGATGTTACTATTAATGGATTTGCCTTCAGAAGATAAACATTCCGAACTGTTGttacaaataaaaaatcGTTATTCAAATCGCAAAGTTGATAACCTTTAGGCGATGCTTCTGATTCCGGAGTAATATGGGATAGCAAACTTCGTATCTTTCTTACATGATTATGAAGCCACCATCCTGTCTCACCGAGAAGTGAAATTCTGTAAGAACTGTCGTCACTATCATAGTCATCAGAACCAGCTGAGCCATTTAGATAATCTTCCTTATCAATTGGGGAATTGATGAATGGTGTAATGTCATCATCTTGAGCTTCTTGCATAGTAAGACCCCCTAATTTTGCCCAAAAGCTCATGTCTTCGGTATCTGATTCAAGTAAAAgctctttcaaaattccGGATGCAAGCTGTTTGGAAACAGGTTCTAATAAATGTGAGGTTCGATTGGTTTCTTGCATCGATGATTCGAATCCTTTCGTATCTTCTTCTATCATGAACTTGTACGATGATTTGGCCGCACTTGTTGTAACACTTGTCGTTGTTATATGATCATTCATGTTTAGTTTTGAATTCCACCATTTTTGAtatcttttttcttcagtaTTTGAAGGACATACTTTTTCGCCGCCGTCGCTGATATAGTAATGGTACAACGGTTCGGGTACTGTTCTTATCTTTATTGTATTATGTGATGGTGCTTCATTATTGATTGGATTTCTAAGCTCGGTCACATCTCCCTGAGGATTGCGGTCTGCGATCGTCAATTCCCCATTTGGATCAAAAGCTGTAAATTGCAATTGTatatcatcattgaaataGCTTCTAGTACTACCCCACTCCAGCCTAGCCAGCGGAACAGGGATCAGAGTGGTCAAAGCACCGATGCCAAATTTGTTCGATTGATAAATTCCAGATGGATGGTAACCAAAAATTATATCATCTTGACATATTGATGTtaaaattgtttttttaaaatttgtctgataattcagattcagaaattcaaattctggCACCTTCAAAAAATCGTTGCTACAAAGTGGCGTCACTGTCCAACAGAGGTCTCCTAAAAATTGAAGGTCTAATATGTGAACCTGGAGAGAATCTCTATATTCGTcttgttttattttgacCGTAGAAACGTTACCATAAATCGAACTATAGGTTAAAGTTACAAATCCATTGCGATCTACGGAATTTGGAATAAAATTCACGCAGGGTACATTATGCTTGGATGGTATTTCACGACAATCATGACAAACTTGTTCGCCACATTGCAACCCCCCTCGCAATCCAAAAAGTGAAATGCCAGGTCCATTATGACCAGCAGCTAAATATGTGATATCTCCGGTGTCAATTATGTCAACACTCCAGCAGCTGTCTGGACAAGCAAATAGCATTTTTGGCTTTATTATCATGTCCTGCGGTTGCTCTGGGTTCTTTTTCGAGTTCAGAAAATCTATAATGATATCATGAATTTCATAAATTATAACGAGCCCATTAGAGAGACAACAGCAAAGTACATCGTGAcctttaaattttgataCTTTCatgaaatttatttctccACGGGCATAACCGCTTACAGAAAATAAACCTATTGTGTCATTTGATAAGGGACCAAATGCATCGTCAATGAAGGAAACTGATACTCTATTTCGTTTCGCCAAAAACATATAGTTTCGATAAATAGCCATCAggttatttttaaaatttagATTTATATATTGGGCTAATGTTTCGTCCAAcatatttttattgttcTTTGAAAGTTCTTCTACCAAGAGTCTGTGTTCTATGGGTAGCAATAGTT belongs to Naumovozyma castellii chromosome 3, complete genome and includes:
- the NCAS0C03560 gene encoding uncharacterized protein (ancestral locus Anc_3.162), which gives rise to MKSNSPMLSIDKILESADSTCSSIFTQSNNCQIPSDTTIPIYTKECDIYAKHERYNDIMEMQREMKDQITFKTEQKRLYRWRTRSKSHVLGPARRSTQALNKTTAKSHLSDLENINEPKRESILGEETGLKETELGELNPFQYLKKNNLPTKELSRLTKLYCNRKLDETRSKKTQAIDAHEMNSSSDQLEKRQRKVTTTTRSIYDKNRIIPSNVKNRLKKGTSGKLQSGRIHQPYHLSVRNEQKALSQCQQEMPTANEQAKLISKKLVSERVDYLIRDYNSKIQNKKHQTIPKIEAPVPQSVPSQANLMSKQWSRITDEELSIVELLGKGGSSKVYKVQDRTGKYYALKQILLEELDENLKTDLEREIELLKRLAREERVVKLIEYKIDDRMVQVLMECGNFDLSHVLHERVNRPFDINFVRLMSKEMIECIKAVHDSDIVHSDLKPANFIFVKGTLKLIDFGIANKIADNTLNVYRNTQMGTPNYMAPETLISQNYSNNNNNLLWKIGKPSDIWSYGCILYQMTYGHPPYSSFLGHDRLLAIMNPNIQIDYPNESPCGKKVPQSLVALIKTCLNRDPQLRATTDEIQHCSFFNPMIISKPFLESLIDNAINYGIENQNITQDRIKLLSNEVVSKLSTLNL
- the CRT10 gene encoding Crt10p (ancestral locus Anc_3.163); its protein translation is MATDLDERFQTWLTSRHLTTRVIKTESCFDSKIFIANDGSSKVSGMSSIKRYFDMSLRDRDGDFPPHVLEAVKKHLKKLQEQSKGGHRITENEEDWISQVKASKDLLEPVWSSTTAQNPAELLLPIEHRLLVEELSKNNKNMLDETLAQYINLNFKNNLMAIYRNYMFLAKRNRVSVSFIDDAFGPLSNDTIGLFSVSGYARGEINFMKVSKFKGHDVLCCCLSNGLVIIYEIHDIIIDFLNSKKNPEQPQDMIIKPKMLFACPDSCWSVDIIDTGDITYLAAGHNGPGISLFGLRGGLQCGEQVCHDCREIPSKHNVPCVNFIPNSVDRNGFVTLTYSSIYGNVSTVKIKQDEYRDSLQVHILDLQFLGDLCWTVTPLCSNDFLKVPEFEFLNLNYQTNFKKTILTSICQDDIIFGYHPSGIYQSNKFGIGALTTLIPVPLARLEWGSTRSYFNDDIQLQFTAFDPNGELTIADRNPQGDVTELRNPINNEAPSHNTIKIRTVPEPLYHYYISDGGEKVCPSNTEEKRYQKWWNSKLNMNDHITTTSVTTSAAKSSYKFMIEEDTKGFESSMQETNRTSHLLEPVSKQLASGILKELLLESDTEDMSFWAKLGGLTMQEAQDDDITPFINSPIDKEDYLNGSAGSDDYDSDDSSYRISLLGETGWWLHNHVRKIRSLLSHITPESEASPKGYQLCDLNNDFLFVTTVRNVYLLKANPLIVTSFGQDDMFPVHRMDLCSEHELIDSLNRINFVCHIRELNCIVVASQLGLVSLLRLTEYKGIFSFRQEYILGWKCQDPNLSYPDHQCIRGSFQDSQRNRYCDCDDVRFPYFNIVGMDYSYIPANEVSGVTECAILHLVSDKTHRRFKISPGSVSPI